The DNA region ATGCATCATTATAACCATATTCTAAAGGCCGTGAACTATATCCAGAAGGTTCCCGTGAATTACTAATTCCTGCTGGTGTAAAAGAAGGTGGTTGCGATGGGAATACCTCATTCCTCATAGGAGCATTGACACGAGGACCATGAGGCATATTTCCAGCTACCTGTGGTAGCCGATGACTCTGCAAAAGAATATTAACCTTAGTGTCATATAATGAGAGAACATAAATAACTCACAGCAAGAAGCCTTACATTAGGTATGCTACCAACTTCGTTTGCAAGAGGAGGTTGCGGATATGCCACTACAGGTGATGGCGATGGTACTGATGGAGCGAGAGAGCGTAAGTGTTGTGTCCCCACTTCATGTTGGAGTGGAAAAGAAGGTTGAGGGAACATTAGCGGAGGTGGTCCAGCGGGCAGTGGAGGGAAAGGatgtggctgagatggaggtaCTGGGGGTTGTGATAGAGGAAGTGGgggtggtggtggaggtggcAATGGAGATGATGGAGGTGGAGGTGGAGCCGGTGATAGAGAGGGTGAGGAAGGCAAAGGTGGGGTGGGTGGAGGAGAACAAGGAGGTAATGGTGGGGATCCCATAGGTAGAGGAGGCAAATCAGATATATTATCTAAAGCTGATTGCAGTGTTCTATCTGAGCCAGACAGGTTCGCATCATCTGCAAACAAAGGTCTTTCATCTTTTGGGTGACCAGAAACATCTTCCATTTCAAGCTCGCCATCCACATCCTCCAAGATACAATGACGCCTGTCACTAGGAGTGACCATATATCTTTCAGCATCATCCCCTGTTGCAGGTGTACGTTCTAATGCTAATTCCTCAGCAGCTTCGTTTTGCAAATTACGAAGagcatcttcttcttcttcctcctcatcAAAGACGTGAGAAGATAAAAAGCCAGGCAACTGAAATGTAGCATTGCTGAAAACACAAATAGAAATGAAATATGTCAGAGATTAAAATAAaaacagcagcaacaacaatGTTATCACTTCAATAGAACAGCAAAAAAGCAAAACTTTGCTACTAATGCTACACAAACAGAATGCCACAGATTATGAGATAATTATAATGTGGAAAGCAGAACTTTTTGGTGGAATGGTAGGCAGAGTATGTGGCAAAATGATCCACATAGACATTTTTTATATCAGAAACAAATTCTAAGAGAACAAATGAAACTATGTCAGTCGCAGTTGGTTACAATCTTAAACACGTCGCAGTTGGTTACAATCTTAAACACTGTTCTCCAGTTGGTTTATAACATATggtgctcggactctccaaaatgGTTGCCACAcgtgtcggattctccaaaaatgcactacttttggagaacCCCACACGCACCCGGACATTTCTGAAgagtctacaacaacaacaacatacccagtgaaatcccaaaATGTGGACATTTCTGAAGAGTCTGACAAACATATTTTATGACCCTACAATAAAGTCTTACCCTGCAACCAGGCAATAAAATTTCACCATATGTGCCACTCACTGAAATTACCATTTGCACCAACAGGAGACAGATAGCATAattattatgaaaaaaaaaaaatggaaaggacAAGCTTCATAAACTTCATCTCTGAGATTTGTACCACAATGAAAAACAGGGATTCAGATTTCAGAACACCCCTTAACACTTTCAGTAACAGAGGAAAAAATCATGCACACTGATTCCCGTCTAAAACATTCTCCTAACATTCAAATTGGGATCTGAAACAAGAATCAGATACCTATTTCATGAATcaaaaatgaaattgaaggcTCGACAAATTAGAGAAGCATCATGGAGCAAATAGTAAAATTCTTTTAACACCGGATGGGAAACCAAAATGTGCTCTCAAGGAGAGCCACTCGAATAAACCCGTTCTCAAAGGTTTAAATATGATTCACATGAGTTAGCCGGAGGAGTACATAATTAAAAATGGggaaaacaaggaaaaaagGGTGGGTTAACCGCTTTAAGACAGTTTCTGGAAAGCAAAAGGCCGATAAATTTCCTGGGCATTAAAGCAAGAAACAAAAAGCAAAAGTCTTAGAATGCGCTCTGCACCTCACTTCCAACGCACATGCTTGTTCAAAGTGGCGTCTGTAATCTTGAGAATTAATTACACCTAGCTCACATCTCTTTGTGACTCGACTTATAATAAGACTGGTTTTCAACTTCAGAGCCAGTTTCTACCATTTCAAGGAGGAGAGTTACAAGTATCGGTCCTACACATGGGACAGACCACCTCAAAGAGGTAGGAAAATTGTCTTCATCTCCTATCTGAAATTCATAAGTTGTAGATTCACATCCGATACCATCATTAAAGTCCACACAAGCATCAAGATAAAGAATTATACTGAATTTAGATCATGAATCACAAGGACGCTCATAACAACATAGGAAGTTACAATGCTTTGTTTTTTTCAAGACAACCTATAAGACAATGGGGCACTATTACCCAGACGCCCATGATAACCAAATGGAAGTTCACAGCGATTTTTTAATAAGATTTATAGCCAAAAATACTTCACAAGAACAAGGATGAAAGTATGTTGCCGACCTGCCATACTCATCAACAAGCATGCCTTCCATCTCTCTAATAGGATCATCAATAGCACGCTCAGCTCGAGATGGCCGTCTAAAGGATAAACCACCAGATGAATCATCATTCGCTGTACCAATATCATCCATATGACGGCGAAGAAGAGAATCAGGATATATTTTCCTCTCAAGCCATAATCGCAAAACCTACAAAGGAGATAAGATCGACATCATGCAGAACTAACTTTCTTTAAATGACCACTGGTTCAAGTGTTAGCACAATCACCTTGAGACATTGACGACGGTTTTCCCGGGCACCCGCTCCTGGAGGAGCAGCAGCTCCCAAAAGACGAGGTAATGCTGCTTGAACAGCCGGAATATATGATGCTCCTGCTATGCCTAAACAAAAATACATGTAGCAAGGCAAAGAGAATCACATCTAATTCAAGTACACGTATCATAATTTTACCATATTTTAGCAAGTAAATGGATTGagaaattacaaaaataccATTTCTAAACTCGATCTACTTGGGGTAGTTAGCTGATTTAATTTTAACACAGAAAGCATTCACCGATCAAATGCTTCGGATGAAAAAACACAAGGAGAAACTAAGGCAGTAGCACGGTACGGGATCGGTCCCTTGTTCTCAGCGCAACGTGTGAAATGACTCAGTTAAGAGATCGATCTTAAGATCAGAAAATCTCTCCATTGCTATGCACTTAGATCCATTTCGCCAAACAACCATATATTATAATATTGACTTCTACGTACAAACCAGACCTCCATAGCCTCCATACTTCAAGCAGATGACTTAGATCCTTGTTTTATATCTTCTGAGTTCCGAAAGAATAGCTAACCGAACTGTAAATAACATAGGACTTCTATTCTAGCAGGTAACCTGCCTTGTCTACAAGATTATAAATCTCATTTTTATTAAGGGTAGCTGATAGTGTAGCTGTCAGTGTATATAAGTCAGACACACTGGTAAAAACAGGTACGATGCAGTGCAGGAGTGATATTGTAAGCAATGCGCAATTCCACAATGCAATGTAGCTACTAAATTACATCCTGGTCACACAAATTGAATTAGTGGAGAAGTTAATTGTAAAGTATTGGTATCTCATACCATAGCGAATACCCAAAAGCAAGAAAAAGATTTGAAGAAACAAAGATCAGGGAAGACCTTGTCAGCCTGTGTACTCCCACTAAACTATGCGTAGAAATGGACTCAGAGATGTCACTTAAAGAAGGGAGGTGGGAGGAGAAGAAATCAGCGAGAAAGTGAGAGAAGATGAGAACAAAATAAAGAATCATAAATGCAGTGTGCTTTTCACAAGAATCTTTACCTTTATGACTATGAGAGCACTGAGTTATAGAATCCACCAAAAAAAACAGGTCCACTCTGCTATGAAGACTAggttcattttccaacttcaggATAAGAAGTTCCACGACCTGCATTAAAGAGGGATGAATGCTCAAGAAGAAGACAGGAGGTGACAATAAATGTACCCATCACAAAAGTTGCTGTATGCAGAGAgttatgtatgatgattataagTTAGACAAGTTAAATTCTTAGTTTTTACGTACTCACATTCAACAGCACCCACATTTCACTTACTACGCAAATACAAAAAAACTTAATACGCAAGTTCAAAGCTCAAGTAAGTGGTTCAACCTATTTAAGAAAGAACTTCGGGTGAAGGATTTGTCTAGACTAAACTGACTTGAAAATATAGAAGATAAGAATGGCTTTGCTGCTATATCTTGTTAGGTTTCCAGGAAGGCCTAAAATATGAGATGTTTAGCAAGTTAAGACTCTAGAAAAGTCTCCGAGCAAGAGAGCAGCTTCACTTATCGTTTTCTCCTGCTAACTCCCTTCCGTCCTTCCTCTTTTAGATCAGATCAATATTACAAAAATTGCTATCATAAATAAAACTAAGTTTTTCGAGTAAAAACAGATTGTATTACCTATGAAGCCAGCCTCTAACTCAGTTATTTTTGCTGTTAAGTCTTAATCAAGCCATAGTTTATTGGGtttgaaagaaaatcaagaCACCATCATTTCTCCTGGTTCATGACACTATCCAACTCTTAAAGCTTTGGTTAGAAAGAAGTTTTTCACGGAAGAAGCCAAGCTCTAAAAGCCATTTTGAAAAATTGTTCCCAGTTTACAAGAATGATAAACTCATACAACAAAAACATGCCCAGATGCCCAAGGAGATTAACAGAAGAAATGTATCCCGCATGAATCAATGACAATAAGAAAATGACTAAAAGCTCTTAAACTTTCATAAGGTCATCAGAATCATCACTAAGCCCCTCAACTATTTTGATCACTTAACCCTCGCACAAACACTTTTACCTCAATTACCAACTGACACCTCATTCCATTAGATTAAGTGCTAAGGAATTTCAGATTTTTACTCCTAAAACTTCCATTAAAATGTCATACACACTCACCAACCCTAATACAACCAGATtactcctctttctctctcccgCATCTAATTCTCTGTCTCTTTCTTTGATGAATTGATCTGTTCTTACAATTTCTTATCCTTGTTACAAGGCTTCCGAAAATTGCAAAATAGATTCTGCATCATCTATATCACTCTCTTTAAACCAgaaatgaaaatttcaaaaaaaatcatctttgcCTCCCTTCTCCTACaaaattccccccccccccccctccctcattgttctccttttttttaataaccgtGGCAGTCGGGCCAGCTTGCCCACACCTCGACTACTTTCCACCGGAATACCTTATACCTCTGTCCAGCAACAGGTACCAGGCAATTCCGTCCACCAAAGCTTagacagatgggaagaaataaTCTAGTGTCTTTGTCTCCGCTGGGATTTGAAtctgagacctcatggttctcctcccacttcattaaccactaggccacacccttgggtgcatCATTGTTCTCCATTTATCtcccttctccttttctttcccTGCAATTTCTCCCTGGTTCCCTTATTGGTGTTGCAtcacaaaaaaaatatcaattcaAGAGCAGGAAAGCCAGCAAAAGAGAATTTTATCAAGCAGAGATTCACACAAAGAGACAACTCTCATGTTCTCCATTGATAAGTCAAGACCATACACATTGCCTGATATTAGCAGACACATCcattaattaaatgaaaaatgcCAAAACAGAACTTCTGAACAATCGGGCAGAAGCAAAAGCACAAACAATTCACACCAACTATGCCTTTACACACCACCTGTGCACCCGTTAACCCCATCAAATATAAAGAATCAAAAGGGGTAACAAAAGGCGTGCAGATGGAAAATGTTGGACAACACAAACATATCATGAATAAACTTACATATTATATATCGCAACCCCATAAACACTCCCGATTCTTTTATTATGAAGAACACCCGGTCAATACTTTCTCATGCAACGAGAATTTCAGTGAGCCCAAAAGGCAATATTTGCAGAACTTGTCATGATTAGTCCGTAATGACAATTAGAAACTACTTGTATGAAACTTTTTGTCATGATAACAGCTGTCGCAAACTTGAAGAATCTACAAGTTTGTCACCCTATTTTTCATTATACCAAGGACAAACTGAGATAATATTTGCCTAGTGGATATCAACGCCGAAAACAAATAAACACGAAAACCATAAAAACTGCAGAAAAAACTTGTTATTATATCAGGtgcaaaaggaagaaaaatggtGCTTACCTCATTAGCGATGCCATACTTTGCACAATCAATCGCTAGACGAGTTGCACGTCCGATACTCTCTTTGGTCCGTGATAATGTTTCTATCATTCCTTCAAAAGCATCACGAGCAACAGCTGCCTCAGTACCACCGCTGAGTGAGCCCCCAGCGGCCCCCAGGCCTAAACTTACTCTCTTCTCCTCATTTTCTTCAGGCTCAGGTGGATTTGTCGATGCAAATTGCCGAATCTCAGATGAAGGAGATGCGCgagaaaataaaacttgtaCTTCGGGATGCAGCATGCCAGAGCTTAATGGTTGAGAACCAAGAGTTTGATAGGGGCTCCCTCCCTGTGGTTCAGTGTATGGGGCCACAGCAGCAAGGGTATTACCATGAATGCTCTGTAAGTGAGCTTGCCGTCTTTTAGCCTGAGCAGCTGCTATAAGATGTTTCATGGACATTTCCGGGTCCAGAACTTTGGATTCTATCAAAGAATTAAGCTTCTCATCTCTCACAGCTTCCAGCCTGCTTTTGCCAACAAAAGTGGAACATCACATCAGAATGAACTCTCAATAAGAGGTATCAAAGAAAAATCAGATATCAAATGTACCTTTCCGCTTGCGTGGATACGCTTTCAACAGGATTACCAGGCACAAGAGCAGGTTCAGTCATCGAGGAACTAGACCTTGGGGTTGTTTTTTCCCATTCACTGGTAGAAGCCATCTTAATTCTTTCATTAATAGGTTGATCATGAGAAGGAATTAAGTTATCAGCACCAGTAATATTGGCTGTATTAGATTCAGCTACCAATTTTCGATGATCACCCTGTGGTTTGCCATGTAGTTTAACACCTTTTTGCGGCTCTGAGACTGGTCTGGCAGTGAACCCAGGGGACTTTTTGGGCGACACAGTATCAGTTTTACCTTCCCTAGAAGCTGTTTTCGGAGCTCCCAATTTCCCAGGACTACACAAAACACTTGTATCAGTAGGTATACGCTTTTTCTCCACATTTTTCTGAGAAGTACGCAGAGAGAGTTCTTTGTGTAGTCTGACAGATGGTGCATGTTCCTTGATGGTGCTATCCTCAATCGTGCCTGAACCTTTCACACTCAGTTGGTCATTACTAGCTGTTCCAATAGATAGGTCAGGCTTCTTTACCGAATTAGGGGCACGAGAAATGGCATTCCTCTTAATAGATCCTCCGTGAATTGGAGTTTTGGGCTCCTCATTTGCATCATCCTCACACAAACGGACAGCTCTCCGCTTCGTAGGCGGTTGAGGAACAGTAGAACAGCTAGACATAACCTCCattgcccgtcgatggcgcTTTGATGGTGGGAGAATATCTTCTTCACCACAATCATTTGAACCAATAGCGAGTTCATGCAATTTCAGCGAAGTGCGATCCTCGGCTCTTCCCAGTGGTGTTGATTTTTTAACCTCTGATTTCACCACTTTAGCCTCATCATAACTTCTGCTCACCTTGGTGGCATCAATGGCCCCATCAGCACATTTTATCTTCTTAGAAGGATCTGCTATTTCATTGCGTCGCAACATCTGTCCAGGTTCAACTTTCAATTTCTTGCTAGACAACTGAAATTTCTTCTCCTCAATATGGTCGACAGCAGCATCCGCCGTTTCAGGTTTTCTATCATCCTGTTGTTTTGCCTTTTTCCTACCATTAGTACCTGACTTAACCTCTGGCACTAACTTTTTTGTACTTGCTTTTTTAACACTCAGATCACTGGTAGTATCACTAATTCTTTGCACTTCATGTCCACCCCCAGGCTTTCTCTTAGCCAGCATTGCTTTGTGTCCATTTGCCAGTTGCTTCCGACCACCATCAAGATGCTTCACATCATCAGATGATGTAGAAGGAGGAAGATCTGGATCAGGAAAACGACTCCTCTCAGCAGTTCTCAAGTTCTCCTTGTGGATCAATTGCTTATCATGCTCCTCAGGATCTCTGCTGTCCTCTTTTAGGTGATCATGAGTGCTTTCTAGATTAGGCAATGAAGCCAACTCCTTCCCTGAATTAGAAGTCCTACTGGGAATTGAAACCTTCTTTATAGATGAAACTGATGGAGGCAAATTACCCTCTGAAGCATGTGAAACGAAATCAGCTGGATCATTTTTTATCGTTGAGCAGCGCTCTAACCCAGATCCCTCTACCAGGCTTTTGATATCTGTTTCTTGCTCAGACTTTTTATCCCCATCCATCTGGTCCAACTCATCAGCAACATCCACGCTTTCAACAGAAGCTATTCCACAGCCTGGAGCTGTTTTATAGGTCTCATCTCCTGAAACACTTGAATCTTTCTGCTGTAACTCTTCGAATTCTTCAGAGA from Lycium ferocissimum isolate CSIRO_LF1 chromosome 2, AGI_CSIRO_Lferr_CH_V1, whole genome shotgun sequence includes:
- the LOC132032537 gene encoding ENHANCER OF AG-4 protein 2 isoform X1 → MAPGRKRGFKGVKTMTDLSLGDLVLAKVKGFPPWPAKISKPEDWDRAPDPKKYFVQFYGTEEIAFVAPADITAFTVDIKNKVSARCRGKTVKYFAQAVKEISEEFEELQQKDSSVSGDETYKTAPGCGIASVESVDVADELDQMDGDKKSEQETDIKSLVEGSGLERCSTIKNDPADFVSHASEGNLPPSVSSIKKVSIPSRTSNSGKELASLPNLESTHDHLKEDSRDPEEHDKQLIHKENLRTAERSRFPDPDLPPSTSSDDVKHLDGGRKQLANGHKAMLAKRKPGGGHEVQRISDTTSDLSVKKASTKKLVPEVKSGTNGRKKAKQQDDRKPETADAAVDHIEEKKFQLSSKKLKVEPGQMLRRNEIADPSKKIKCADGAIDATKVSRSYDEAKVVKSEVKKSTPLGRAEDRTSLKLHELAIGSNDCGEEDILPPSKRHRRAMEVMSSCSTVPQPPTKRRAVRLCEDDANEEPKTPIHGGSIKRNAISRAPNSVKKPDLSIGTASNDQLSVKGSGTIEDSTIKEHAPSVRLHKELSLRTSQKNVEKKRIPTDTSVLCSPGKLGAPKTASREGKTDTVSPKKSPGFTARPVSEPQKGVKLHGKPQGDHRKLVAESNTANITGADNLIPSHDQPINERIKMASTSEWEKTTPRSSSSMTEPALVPGNPVESVSTQAERLEAVRDEKLNSLIESKVLDPEMSMKHLIAAAQAKRRQAHLQSIHGNTLAAVAPYTEPQGGSPYQTLGSQPLSSGMLHPEVQVLFSRASPSSEIRQFASTNPPEPEENEEKRVSLGLGAAGGSLSGGTEAAVARDAFEGMIETLSRTKESIGRATRLAIDCAKYGIANEVVELLILKLENEPSLHSRVDLFFLVDSITQCSHSHKGIAGASYIPAVQAALPRLLGAAAPPGAGARENRRQCLKVLRLWLERKIYPDSLLRRHMDDIGTANDDSSGGLSFRRPSRAERAIDDPIREMEGMLVDEYGSNATFQLPGFLSSHVFDEEEEEEDALRNLQNEAAEELALERTPATGDDAERYMVTPSDRRHCILEDVDGELEMEDVSGHPKDERPLFADDANLSGSDRTLQSALDNISDLPPLPMGSPPLPPCSPPPTPPLPSSPSLSPAPPPPPSSPLPPPPPPPLPLSQPPVPPSQPHPFPPLPAGPPPLMFPQPSFPLQHEVGTQHLRSLAPSVPSPSPVVAYPQPPLANEVGSIPNSHRLPQVAGNMPHGPRVNAPMRNEVFPSQPPSFTPAGISNSREPSGYSSRPLEYGYNDAYINPPLPQSMQKFQPGNAPFAPRPMHLNPPHQIPSNSFSYPRAPVQQHPQQAYPAPCSLPERPDGSRRFIGDEQWRMQPNEFNGEHQRGMWIGAGRSCPGPAIAHEGYFRPPDRPPVINVGFQPSGSNAFPTGPPISGHGMPCRPDVTSLNWRPA
- the LOC132032537 gene encoding ENHANCER OF AG-4 protein 2 isoform X3 gives rise to the protein MAPGRKRGFKGVKTMTDLSLGDLVLAKVKGFPPWPAKISKPEDWDRAPDPKKYFVQFYGTEEIAFVAPADITAFTVDIKNKVSARCRGKTVKYFAQAVKEISEEFEELQQKDSSVSGDETYKTAPGCGIASVESVDVADELDQMDGDKKSEQETDIKSLVEGSGLERCSTIKNDPADFVSHASEGNLPPSVSSIKKVSIPSRTSNSGKELASLPNLESTHDHLKEDSRDPEEHDKQLIHKENLRTAERSRFPDPDLPPSTSSDDVKHLDGGRKQLANGHKAMLAKRKPGGGHEVQRISDTTSDLSVKKASTKKLVPEVKSGTNGRKKAKQQDDRKPETADAAVDHIEEKKFQLSSKKLKVEPGQMLRRNEIADPSKKIKCADGAIDATKVSRSYDEAKVVKSEVKKSTPLGRAEDRTSLKLHELAIGSNDCGEEDILPPSKRHRRAMEVMSSCSTVPQPPTKRRAVRLCEDDANEEPKTPIHGGSIKRNAISRAPNSVKKPDLSIGTASNDQLSVKGSGTIEDSTIKEHAPSVRLHKELSLRTSQKNVEKKRIPTDTSVLCSPGKLGAPKTASREGKTDTVSPKKSPGFTARPVSEPQKGVKLHGKPQGDHRKLVAESNTANITGADNLIPSHDQPINERIKMASTSEWEKTTPRSSSSMTEPALVPGNPVESVSTQAERLEAVRDEKLNSLIESKVLDPEMSMKHLIAAAQAKRRQAHLQSIHGNTLAAVAPYTEPQGGSPYQTLGSQPLSSGMLHPEVQVLFSRASPSSEIRQFASTNPPEPEENEEKRVSLGLGAAGGSLSGGTEAAVARDAFEGMIETLSRTKESIGRATRLAIDCAKYGIANEVVELLILKLENEPSLHSRVDLFFLVDSITQCSHSHKGIAGASYIPAVQAALPRLLGAAAPPGAGARENRRQCLKVLRLWLERKIYPDSLLRRHMDDIGTANDDSSGGLSFRRPSRAERAIDDPIREMEGMLVDEYGSNATFQLPGFLSSHVFDEEEEEEDALRNLQNEAAEELALERTPATGDDAERYMVTPSDRRHCILEDVDGELEMEDVSGHPKDERPLFADDANLSGSDRTLQSALDNISDLPPLPMGSPPLPPCSPPPTPPLPSSPSLSPAPPPPPSSPLPPPPPPPLPLSQPPVPPSQPHPFPPLPAGPPPLMFPQPSFPLQHEVGTQHLRSLAPSVPSPSPVVAYPQPPLANEVGSIPNSHRLPQVAGNMPHGPRVNAPMRNEVFPSQPPSFTPAGISNSREPSGYSSRPLEYGYNDAYINPPLPQSMQKFQPGNAPFAPRPMHLNPPHQIPSNSFSYPRAPVQQHPQQAYPAPCSLPERPDGSRRFIGDEQWRMQPNEFNGEHQRGMWIGAGRSCPGPAIAHEDHLIDHL
- the LOC132032537 gene encoding ENHANCER OF AG-4 protein 2 isoform X2, giving the protein MAPGRKRGFKGVKTMTDLSLGDLVLAKVKGFPPWPAKISKPEDWDRAPDPKKYFVQFYGTEEIAFVAPADITAFTVDIKNKVSARCRGKTVKYFAQAVKEISEEFEELQQKDSSVSGDETYKTAPGCGIASVESVDVADELDQMDGDKKSEQETDIKSLVEGSGLERCSTIKNDPADFVSHASEGNLPPSVSSIKKVSIPSRTSNSGKELASLPNLESTHDHLKEDSRDPEEHDKQLIHKENLRTAERSRFPDPDLPPSTSSDDVKHLDGGRKQLANGHKAMLAKRKPGGGHEVQRISDTTSDLSVKKASTKKLVPEVKSGTNGRKKAKQQDDRKPETADAAVDHIEEKKFQLSSKKLKVEPGQMLRRNEIADPSKKIKCADGAIDATKVSRSYDEAKVVKSEVKKSTPLGRAEDRTSLKLHELAIGSNDCGEEDILPPSKRHRRAMEVMSSCSTVPQPPTKRRAVRLCEDDANEEPKTPIHGGSIKRNAISRAPNSVKKPDLSIGTASNDQLSVKGSGTIEDSTIKEHAPSVRLHKELSLRTSQKNVEKKRIPTDTSVLCSPGKLGAPKTASREGKTDTVSPKKSPGFTARPVSEPQKGVKLHGKPQGDHRKLVAESNTANITGADNLIPSHDQPINERIKMASTSEWEKTTPRSSSSMTEPALVPGNPVESVSTQAERLEAVRDEKLNSLIESKVLDPEMSMKHLIAAAQAKRRQAHLQSIHGNTLAAVAPYTEPQGGSPYQTLGSQPLSSGMLHPEVQVLFSRASPSSEIRQFASTNPPEPEENEEKRVSLGLGAAGGSLSGGTEAAVARDAFEGMIETLSRTKESIGRATRLAIDCAKYGIANEVVELLILKLENEPSLHSRVDLFFLVDSITQCSHSHKGIAGASYIPAVQAALPRLLGAAAPPGAGARENRRQCLKVLRLWLERKIYPDSLLRRHMDDIGTANDDSSGGLSFRRPSRAERAIDDPIREMEGMLVDEYGSNATFQLPGFLSSHVFDEEEEEEDALRNLQNEAAEELALERTPATGDDAERYMVTPSDRRHCILEDVDGELEMEDVSGHPKDERPLFADDANLSGSDRTLQSALDNISDLPPLPMGSPPLPPCSPPPTPPLPSSPSLSPAPPPPPSSPLPPPPPPPLPLSQPPVPPSQPHPFPPLPAGPPPLMFPQPSFPLQHEVGTQHLRSLAPSVPSPSPVVAYPQPPLANEVGSIPNSHRLPQVAGNMPHGPRVNAPMRNEVFPSQPPSFTPAGISNSREPSGYSSRPLEYGYNDAYINPPLPQSMQKFQPGNAPFAPRPMHLNPPHQIPSNSFSYPRAPVQQHPQQAYPAPCSLPERPDGSRRFIGDEQWRMQPNEFNGEHQRGMWIGAGRSCPGPAIAHEEAHLNTLCGMALEGNVFK
- the LOC132032537 gene encoding ENHANCER OF AG-4 protein 2 isoform X4, which gives rise to MAPGRKRGFKGVKTMTDLSLGDLVLAKVKGFPPWPAKISKPEDWDRAPDPKKYFVQFYGTEEIAFVAPADITAFTVDIKNKVSARCRGKTVKYFAQAVKEISEEFEELQQKDSSVSGDETYKTAPGCGIASVESVDVADELDQMDGDKKSEQETDIKSLVEGSGLERCSTIKNDPADFVSHASEGNLPPSVSSIKKVSIPSRTSNSGKELASLPNLESTHDHLKEDSRDPEEHDKQLIHKENLRTAERSRFPDPDLPPSTSSDDVKHLDGGRKQLANGHKAMLAKRKPGGGHEVQRISDTTSDLSVKKASTKKLVPEVKSGTNGRKKAKQQDDRKPETADAAVDHIEEKKFQLSSKKLKVEPGQMLRRNEIADPSKKIKCADGAIDATKVSRSYDEAKVVKSEVKKSTPLGRAEDRTSLKLHELAIGSNDCGEEDILPPSKRHRRAMEVMSSCSTVPQPPTKRRAVRLCEDDANEEPKTPIHGGSIKRNAISRAPNSVKKPDLSIGTASNDQLSVKGSGTIEDSTIKEHAPSVRLHKELSLRTSQKNVEKKRIPTDTSVLCSPGKLGAPKTASREGKTDTVSPKKSPGFTARPVSEPQKGVKLHGKPQGDHRKLVAESNTANITGADNLIPSHDQPINERIKMASTSEWEKTTPRSSSSMTEPALVPGNPVESVSTQAERLEAVRDEKLNSLIESKVLDPEMSMKHLIAAAQAKRRQAHLQSIHGNTLAAVAPYTEPQGGSPYQTLGSQPLSSGMLHPEVQVLFSRASPSSEIRQFASTNPPEPEENEEKRVSLGLGAAGGSLSGGTEAAVARDAFEGMIETLSRTKESIGRATRLAIDCAKYGIANEVVELLILKLENEPSLHSRVDLFFLVDSITQCSHSHKGIAGASYIPAVQAALPRLLGAAAPPGAGARENRRQCLKVLRLWLERKIYPDSLLRRHMDDIGTANDDSSGGLSFRRPSRAERAIDDPIREMEGMLVDEYGSNATFQLPGFLSSHVFDEEEEEEDALRNLQNEAAEELALERTPATGDDAERYMVTPSDRRHCILEDVDGELEMEDVSGHPKDERPLFADDANLSGSDRTLQSALDNISDLPPLPMGSPPLPPCSPPPTPPLPSSPSLSPAPPPPPSSPLPPPPPPPLPLSQPPVPPSQPHPFPPLPAGPPPLMFPQPSFPLQHEVGTQHLRSLAPSVPSPSPVVAYPQPPLANEVGSIPNSHRLPQVAGNMPHGPRVNAPMRNESMQKFQPGNAPFAPRPMHLNPPHQIPSNSFSYPRAPVQQHPQQAYPAPCSLPERPDGSRRFIGDEQWRMQPNEFNGEHQRGMWIGAGRSCPGPAIAHEGYFRPPDRPPVINVGFQPSGSNAFPTGPPISGHGMPCRPDVTSLNWRPA